Part of the Yersinia hibernica genome, TTTATCGGCTTGGGCCTGTTGTTGGCCGCGAAGTATGTCATTGATGAGAAAATGAAAGCGCGCGCAGCCAAAGCACCCGCAACCGCGCCACAAGCTCAAGATATCGTGGTAGAGAAAACGTAATGAATAAAGAAAAACGTATCGCTATTTTGACCCGCTTGCGGGATAACGACCCACATCCCACCACCGAATTGGTTTACAGCAGCCCCTTTGAGCTGCTCATTTCTGTGCTGTTGTCAGCACAAGCCACTGATGTCAGTGTGAATAAAGCCACTGCCAAGCTCTATCCGGTGGCCAATACCCCACAGGCTATATTGGATCTGGGGGTTGATGGCCTCAAGTCATACATAAAAACTATTGGTCTGTTTAACACCAAAGCCGCGAATGTCATCAAAACCTGCCGTATTTTGCTGGAAAAACATCAAGGTGAAGTGCCAGAGGATCGTGCTGCGCTCGAAGCCCTACCCGGTGTCGGCCGCAAGACCGCTAATGTGGTGCTAAATACCGCTTTTGGCTGGCCAACCATTGCCGTTGATACCCATATATTCCGTGTTTGTAATCGCACCGGCTTCGCCCCGGGCAGCAATGTTGATCAGGTTGAGGCCAAGTTGCTCAAAGTGGTTCCCGCCGAATTTAAACTAGACTGCCACCACTGGCTGATTCTGCATGGCCGCTATACCTGTGTCGCGCGCAAACCGCGTTGTGGCTCATGCATTATTGAAGATTTGTGCGAGTTTGATGACAAACGCGATATATAAACATGATTGTCCAGCGCGTTTCAGCGGCCCAGGTGATCCCGCGCCGCTGCTCGATTCATCGGCAGCCTTTGAAGTGACTCATAATGATTAAATAAAATTAATGTATTTTTTGGCGTTTTTATCAAAACAGACTCATATTTGTGATGCAGCAAAATAAATACAAATTTATTTAATGTATTTTTAAAATATGAGGAATCAATGAATGAGCAAAATATGTCTTTTTAATAATAGTGCTAAAGTCAAAAAATCTCATTACTCATTAGTCAAAATCTGTATAACACTCATCGGGTTCAGTAGCTTTGCTCCCCTTCCCTTATTAGCCATGACATATCGCGACAATACCGTTGATTTACCGGTGACAGCCAGTGGCTACAAATTGGTTAACGGCAAATATGTGATAAACAGTTTTAATATTACCAGTGGGCAAGATCCGAAAGGTAATATAAACAATGGTACCACCCGAACTTGGAGTGGTAATTCCGCGAGCATCAATTATCAAATCGGGCGCAGTGGTTCTAAGGGCGTGGCAAACTGGTTTTCAAGCAATATAAAAGCCAATCAAACGACATTTAATCATGACCCTGGTGATCTCAATTTTGCCTTCCTCGGCACCATGACACTGACACTGAGTGGCGGTGTGCTTGGCAAGAATCAAGACACTTATACTATTCCCAATGTAACCTTGGCACAGGGGCATGCGGGCTTATCAAACAACTGGTGGTTTGGCGGGAAAACCTGTAGTTATCAAGGAAATAATATGGTTCGTTGTAGCGGAACCAGCAGTGCGGGCTATGCGGCGACATTTGATTTTCGCCGCGGCGGCAGTGGGAATCCTGTTAACTCGGTTGAACTAAAAAATATTAATATCCCGCAATACACCACTTATGGCCTGCAAAGTGATTATTCAGGTGAAAATACACGATGTGTTTGGCAACCATCATCACAGTGCCCTCCTTTTGTCACCTATTACAACAGCACGCAATCCGCCACGATTAAATTGTCGGTTGCAAATAACCGTTTATATAATGCGCAAGGGGCACTGTTTGATACCACCCGAGCTAATCTTAGCCATAGTGGACAACCCGCCGCCATATTTGTCATGGACGGTTCAGGCAATATTTATGCAAGTAACCAGAATAAAGTCTATCTATTCCACCATTCGTCATTATTAGCCGGCACATCCGTCAGTGCCGCCGGAGAACTATTTGTTAAAGCTGGCGTTATTCAATCTGCCACCAATTGTTCTGGACATTATCGCACTCCGAACACCTCAATGGTTCAATTGCGGGACTCACTTAATCGCCAAGGTTATTCTGGCACCTATGCAGTCGACTATTGTTCCGATGACCAAATGAAACGCATTCTGAAATCTCAAGGTGTGGCACCTTAATCGCCCAAATTAATATCTACCGGCCCTGCTGTTTAAAGTGCAGTATGGCCGGCATAATTTCTCACGATAAACCCCCTCTATGCCGCGATTGCGCTATTCGATTAGACGCCGCTACTGCGCCCCACTAAACTTGTGACAAAATAGACTCAAATAGTTAATTATTTTGTTACCTATTTGAAACAAAAAACACCTGCGGCGTATCATCATGAAATTTAAATCGGCCATAAAACCCTATACCGGCGCAGCTGGTGGCTGGGGATCCCTTGAAGCCACCACGCGCTTTGTGTTGGACAGCAAGCAAGCATTGAAAAACATTCGTAATTTGCTGCGTGTTAACCAGGTTAAGGGCTTTGACTGCCCGGGCTGTGCTTGGGGCGATGACAATCACAGCACATTCAGTTTTTGTGAAAATGGCGCAAAGGCCGTCAGTTGGGAAGCCACGCGCAAAGCAGTGGAGCCAGAGTTTTTTGCTGAACATAGCCTGACAACTCTGCGCCAACAAAGTGACTATTTTCTTGAATATCAAGGGCGCATCACCCATCCGATGCGCTATAACCGCGACACTGACCGCTATCAGCCCATCAGTTGGGACAGTGCTCTGGCGCTAATTGCCAAACATATTAATGGGTTGGAAAGCCCAGATCAGTTGGAGCTCTATACTTCAGGCCGCGCCAGCAATGAAGCTTCTTACCTTTATCAACTGTTTGGCCGCATGCTGGGGACCAATAACTTCCCCGATTGCTCCAACATGTGCCATGAGGCCAGCGGCACTGGGCTGAAACAGAGTATTGGTGTGGGTAAAGGCACCATTCGTATGCAGGACTTCGAATTGGCTGACGCCATTTTCGTTTTCGGGCAGAACCCGGGCACCAACCACCCCCGCATGTTACACAGTCTGCGCCATGCCAAAGAGCGCGGTGCACGGATTGTCAGCTTCAATACCTTGCGCGAGCGCGGGCTAGAGCGCTTTGCTGACCCACAAAACCCAATTGAAATGTTGACGCCTAAATCCTCGCCCATCAGTTCGGCCTATTTCCAACCTCATCTGGGGGGTGATATGGCGGCGGTACGCGGGATGGTGAAAGCATTATTGGAAACACATCGCCAACAGCTGGCTCAAGCCCAACCCGGCCTATTTGATGAGGAATTTATTCGCACACATACCCAAGGGGTAGATGCGTATCTGGCAGCGGTTGATAATACCTCATGGGCCAAAATCACCCAGCAATCGGGCCTAACAGAGGCACAGATACGCCATGCCGCCGGGGTTTATCAGCATGCCGAACGCGTTATTTTGACTTGGGCGATGGGCATTACTCAACACAAACACTCGGTGATAACTGTCAGAGAGCTGGCCAACCTGCAACTGCTATTTGGTCAGTTAGGCAAGCCCGGCGCAGGTTTATGCCCGGTCAGAGGCCACAGTAATGTGCAAGGCAACCGCACCATGGGGATTGATGAAAAACCCTCAGCCGCGATGTTGGCGCGTTTGGGCCAGCATTTTGGTTTTACCCCGCCTCAAGCCGCGGGACATAACACGGTAGAAGCCCTGGAGGCCATGCTGCGGGGTGAAGTCAAAGTATTGCTGGCGCTGGGGGGGAATCTGGCCGCCGCGGCACCGGATACCGAGCGCACGGCGCAAGCATTACGCCGCTGCGAGCTAACTGTGCATATCAGCACCAAACTCAATCGTAGCCACCTGATTACCGGCACTGAAGCGCTTATCCTGCCGACCTTAGGGCGCACTGAGCGCGATATGCAAGCCACCGGCTCACAATTTATTACGGTCGAAGATTCATTTAGCATGGTGCATGCCTCTGAGGGCGTGGGCAAACCACTGGCAGAAACTCAGCACTCTGAAACCGCCATCGTCTGCGGTATCGCCAATGCTGTTTTTGCGCGCCAGCCTGTTGCAGCTAACCGGCTCGATTGGCTGGCACTGGCCGATGATTATAATTTGATTCGTGACCATATTGCCGCCACCACCCCGGGGTTCAATGATTTCAATGCCCGCTGTGAGCACCCCGGCGGCTTCTATCTGGGCAACGCGGCGGCGCAAATGCAATTTGACACCCCGAGTGGCAAAGCCGAGTTTTGTGCAGCAATGCTGCCCGAGGGCCTGTTCCCGCAGCTAGCCGGGGATCAGGCCCCTTTTGTGCTGCAAACCTTGCGCTCACATGACCAGTACAACACCACTATTTATGGTCTTGATGACCGCTACCGCGGGGTGTATGGCCAGCGGGAGGTGCTGTTTATTAACCCGCAAGATTTGGCGGCGCTGGCATTAGACGATGGCGATTTAGTTGAAATTGAAACCCTGTGGAATGATGGAATTACCCGCAAAGTTAGCGGTTTCAAATTAGTGAGCTACGATATTCCGCGCGGCAATCTGGCGGCTTACTACCCTGAAACCAACCCGCTGGTGCCGCTATCGAGCTTTGGTGATGAAACCCATACCCCCACCTCGAAATCCGTACCGGTGGCGGTGCGGCGCTGGCAGCCGCCGCAAACGCAGCGCATTGCTTGAACTCCGTGATAAAACTGGCCCGCATTGCTCGGGCCGTTTTATCTCAAGTGATGGCGCATAAAGTGGCAGCCAAAATACCCATACTTTTAACGGTGAATTCCCTAACCCGATGATATGCCGCTTGCCCGACGGGACTGATTCGCGTAAAACTGTCAGCCGGATTAATCCCTCTAACTCACACCATTCACTGGACGATATGTTTCAAGATAACCCGCTGCTGGCGCAGCTAAAACAGCAACTTCACACTCAGACTCCGCGCGTCGAAGGCGTGGTTAAAGGTACTGAGAAAGGCTTTGGATTTCTTGAGGTAGACGGGCAGAAAAGTTATTTTATTCCGCCGCCACAGATGAAAAAAGTCATGCATGGCGATCGTATTATTGCCACCCTTCACACCGATAAAGACCGTGAAATTGCTGAACCGGAAACCCTGGTTGAGCCATTTTTGTCGCGCTTTGTTGGCCGGGTACAACGAAAAGATGACCGCCTGTCTATCGTCCCTGATCATCCTCTGCTGCGTGATGCCATTCAATGTCGTCCGGTGCGTGAACTGACGCACGATTTCCAGACCGGTGATTGGGCTGTGGCTGAAATGCGCCGCCATCCATTAAAAGGTGACCGCGCCTTTAATGCGGATTTAACCGCATTTATTACTGATGGCGACGATCATTTCGTCCCTTGGTGGGTCACGTTAGCTCGCCATAATCTGGAGCGTGAAGCACCCGCGATGGTTGAATCTGCGCTGCATGATGGCCAACTGCAACGTGAAGATTTGACCGCGCTTAATTTTGTCACTATCGATAGCGCCAGCACCGAAGATATGGATGATGCCTTGCAGGTGCACGACAACGGCGACGGTTCGCTGTTGTTGACCATTGCTATCGCCGACCCTACCGCATATGTCGATGAAAACAGTGAGTTGGATTTCATTGCCCGCAAGCGCGCATTTACCAACTATCTGCCGGGTTTCAACATCCCAATGCTGCCGCGGGATTTATCTGACAATCTGTGTTCACTGCGCCCGAATGAACGCCGCCCGGTGTTGGTGTGCCGAGTCACGGTCGCTGCTGATGGCGCGCTGGGAACTGACATCCAGTTCTCGGCGGCCTGGGTTGAGTCAAAAGCCAAGCTGGTTTATGACGAAGTTTCAGATTGGTTAGAGGGGCAAGGTGACTGGCAGCCGCAAAATGCCGAGATAGCCGAGCAAATCACATTACTAAAACGTGTGTGTGAGGCCCGCAGCAATTGGCGTCAAGCGCACGCGCTGGTGTTTAAAGACCGGCCAGACTATCGCTTCTTGTTGGGCGAGAAAGGTGAAGTGCTGGATATCATAGTCGAACACCGCCGCATTGCTAACCGGATTGTTGAAGAGTGCATGATTGCCGCCAATGTCTGCGCGGCTATTGCGCTGCGTGATAATCTTGGTTTTGGTATCTATAACGTGCATACCGGGTTTGATCCGGCGCTGGTTGAACAAGCGGCAAATGTGTTGCAAGCCAATGGCGTTGAAGCTTCCCCAGCCGCGCTGCTGACGCTGCCCGGCTTCTGTGAATTGCGCCGTCATCTTGATGCGCTGCCGACTCAGTTCCTTGACAGCCGCATCCGCCGTTTCCAAACCTTCGCCGAAATCAGCACCGTTCCCGGCCCACACTTCGGTTTAGGGCTTGAGGCCTATGCCACCTGGACGTCGCCAATTCGTAAATATGGCGATATGGTCAACCACCGCCTGCTGAAGGCTATTATTACCGGTCAGCCAGCGGAGAAACCACAGGATGAAATCACGCTGCAACTGGCTGAGCGTCGCCGCTTTAATCGTATGGCGGAGCGCGATGTCGGTGACTGGCTGTATGCGCGTTATCTCCAG contains:
- the nth gene encoding endonuclease III codes for the protein MNKEKRIAILTRLRDNDPHPTTELVYSSPFELLISVLLSAQATDVSVNKATAKLYPVANTPQAILDLGVDGLKSYIKTIGLFNTKAANVIKTCRILLEKHQGEVPEDRAALEALPGVGRKTANVVLNTAFGWPTIAVDTHIFRVCNRTGFAPGSNVDQVEAKLLKVVPAEFKLDCHHWLILHGRYTCVARKPRCGSCIIEDLCEFDDKRDI
- a CDS encoding FdhF/YdeP family oxidoreductase; translation: MKFKSAIKPYTGAAGGWGSLEATTRFVLDSKQALKNIRNLLRVNQVKGFDCPGCAWGDDNHSTFSFCENGAKAVSWEATRKAVEPEFFAEHSLTTLRQQSDYFLEYQGRITHPMRYNRDTDRYQPISWDSALALIAKHINGLESPDQLELYTSGRASNEASYLYQLFGRMLGTNNFPDCSNMCHEASGTGLKQSIGVGKGTIRMQDFELADAIFVFGQNPGTNHPRMLHSLRHAKERGARIVSFNTLRERGLERFADPQNPIEMLTPKSSPISSAYFQPHLGGDMAAVRGMVKALLETHRQQLAQAQPGLFDEEFIRTHTQGVDAYLAAVDNTSWAKITQQSGLTEAQIRHAAGVYQHAERVILTWAMGITQHKHSVITVRELANLQLLFGQLGKPGAGLCPVRGHSNVQGNRTMGIDEKPSAAMLARLGQHFGFTPPQAAGHNTVEALEAMLRGEVKVLLALGGNLAAAAPDTERTAQALRRCELTVHISTKLNRSHLITGTEALILPTLGRTERDMQATGSQFITVEDSFSMVHASEGVGKPLAETQHSETAIVCGIANAVFARQPVAANRLDWLALADDYNLIRDHIAATTPGFNDFNARCEHPGGFYLGNAAAQMQFDTPSGKAEFCAAMLPEGLFPQLAGDQAPFVLQTLRSHDQYNTTIYGLDDRYRGVYGQREVLFINPQDLAALALDDGDLVEIETLWNDGITRKVSGFKLVSYDIPRGNLAAYYPETNPLVPLSSFGDETHTPTSKSVPVAVRRWQPPQTQRIA
- a CDS encoding exoribonuclease II, which codes for MFQDNPLLAQLKQQLHTQTPRVEGVVKGTEKGFGFLEVDGQKSYFIPPPQMKKVMHGDRIIATLHTDKDREIAEPETLVEPFLSRFVGRVQRKDDRLSIVPDHPLLRDAIQCRPVRELTHDFQTGDWAVAEMRRHPLKGDRAFNADLTAFITDGDDHFVPWWVTLARHNLEREAPAMVESALHDGQLQREDLTALNFVTIDSASTEDMDDALQVHDNGDGSLLLTIAIADPTAYVDENSELDFIARKRAFTNYLPGFNIPMLPRDLSDNLCSLRPNERRPVLVCRVTVAADGALGTDIQFSAAWVESKAKLVYDEVSDWLEGQGDWQPQNAEIAEQITLLKRVCEARSNWRQAHALVFKDRPDYRFLLGEKGEVLDIIVEHRRIANRIVEECMIAANVCAAIALRDNLGFGIYNVHTGFDPALVEQAANVLQANGVEASPAALLTLPGFCELRRHLDALPTQFLDSRIRRFQTFAEISTVPGPHFGLGLEAYATWTSPIRKYGDMVNHRLLKAIITGQPAEKPQDEITLQLAERRRFNRMAERDVGDWLYARYLQPVAGTDTQFPAEIIDVTRGGLRVRLLDNGAVAFIPAPFIHAVRDEMVCSQETGTVQIKGETVYSQSDKINVRIAEVRMETRNVVARPVV